From a single Miscanthus floridulus cultivar M001 chromosome 8, ASM1932011v1, whole genome shotgun sequence genomic region:
- the LOC136469384 gene encoding uncharacterized protein has protein sequence MVVVVAGDGAWWWRPVTGRGGGGGPPLPSPFFTRPDPALPLPDLADGCCGGGGGRWRGVVVATALPSPFCSDILIMSMVETDKASMLEEIIEYVKFFQLQVKVLSMSRLGTTEAVIPLLTES, from the exons atggtggtggtggtggccggtgatggggcgtggtggtggcggccggtgacggggcgtggtggtggcggcggccctcccctcccctcccctttcttcacccggccggatccggccctccctctcccggatctggCCGATGgctgctgtggtggtggtggtggccgatggcggggcgtggtggtggcgacggccctcccctcccccttctgcTCTGATATTTTGATCATGTCTATGGTTGAG ACTGACAAGGCATCCATGCTTGAAGAGATCATCGAATACGTCAAATTTTTCCAACTGCAAGTGAAG GTTCTCAGCATGAGCAGGCTGGGCACGACGGAAGCCGTCATCCCTCTCCTGACGGAGTCCTAG
- the LOC136472582 gene encoding transcription factor HEC2-like, whose translation MDNITHNSSSSSSWDLDMSLGSHHHPLLFDSHPNPGPPPPLPFHLSSSHPAHHHPPPHPAHHHPPPHPAHHHHHPGLDPSPSSSLFPPHHHHHRLHLLGLDLDPASHSHGHHRHHEYGGGGHGEQQEPGGGGHGHQEEMRQQQYEAGGGGGGQEDRGGGGAEDVEEELGAMKEMMYRIAAMQPVDIDPATIKKPRRRNVRISEDPQSVAARHRRERISERIRILQRLVPGGTKMDTASMLDEAIRYIKFLKRQVQELQHQPPPTQQQYPAAAGAGPSTSVVGAAAPGRPVGGPPFLPLGPGPLIDWAGLVRPVDIHGPTSSSSSSSMGGAHAALGFGFSSAGGQSSHGMH comes from the coding sequence ATGGACAACATCACGCACAACtcgagcagcagcagctcatgggatttggACATGAGCCTCGGCAGCCACCACCACCCGCTCCTCTTCGACAGCCATCCCAACCcggggccgccgccgccattACCCTTCCACCTCTCCTCATCCCATCCTGCACACCACCATCCTCCACCGCATCCTGCACACCACCATCCTCCACCGCATCctgcacaccaccaccaccatcccgGCTTGGATCCTTCGCCGTCTTCCTCCCTGttcccaccgcaccaccaccaccaccggctcCACCTCCTCGGCCTCGACCTCGACCCCGCCTCCCATTCTCACGGCCACCACCGGCACCACGagtacggcggcggcggccacggcgagcagcaggagcccggcggcggcgggcacGGGCATCAGGAGGAGATGAGGCAGCAGCAGTAcgaggcgggcggcggcggaggagggcaGGAGgaccgcggcggcggtggcgccgaggacgtggaggaggagcTCGGCGCCATGAAGGAGATGATGTACCGGATCGCCGCCATGCAGCCGGTGGACATCGACCCGGCCACCATCAAGAAGCCCCGGCGCCGCAACGTGCGCATCAGCGAGGACCCGCAGAGCGTGGCTGCGCGGCACCGGCGCGAGCGGATCAGCGAGCGCATCCGCATCCTGCAGCGCCTCGTCCCCGGCGGCACCAAGATGGACACCGCCTCCATGCTCGACGAGGCCATCCGCTACATCAAGTTCCTCAAGCGCCAGGTGCAGGAGCTCCAGCACCAGCCGCCGCCGACGCAGCAGCAGTACCCGGCGGCCGCCGGAGCCGGGCCCAGCACGTCAGTCGTGGGCGCGGCGGCGCCAGGGCGACCCGTTGGCGGGCCGCCGTTCCTGCCGCTGGGTCCAGGGCCGCTTATTGACTGGGCCGGCCTCGTCAGGCCCGTCGACATCCACGGGCcgacgtcgtcctcgtcctcgtcgtcgatGGGCGGCGCCCATGCCGCCCTAGGCTTCGGCTTCAGCAGCGCCGGCGGCCAGAGCAGCCATGGAATGCACTGA